From the Flavobacterium galactosidilyticum genome, one window contains:
- the fbaA gene encoding class II fructose-bisphosphate aldolase — MAHNIKPGVATGDQVQEIFNYAKEKGFALPAVNVTGSNTINSVLETAAKLNAPVIIQFSNGGAQFNAGKGLSNAGEKAAIAGGIAGALHIHALAEAYGATVILHTDHCAKKLLPWIDGLLDASEAHFAKTGKPLYSSHMIDLSEEPIEENIEICKGYLARMSKMGMTLEIELGITGGEEDGVDNSDVDSSKLYTQPEEVAYAYEELSKVSPRFTIAAAFGNVHGVYKPGNVKLTPKILKNSQDFVQNKFNTGHNPVDFVFHGGSGSTLEEIREGISYGVIKMNIDTDLQFAFTEGIRDYMTKNIEYLKTQIGNPEGADVPNKKYYDPRKWLRESEVTFNTRLEQAFADLNNVNTL, encoded by the coding sequence ATGGCACACAACATAAAACCAGGCGTAGCGACAGGAGATCAGGTTCAAGAAATTTTTAATTATGCTAAAGAAAAAGGATTTGCACTACCTGCTGTAAACGTTACGGGGTCAAATACTATCAATAGTGTTCTTGAAACAGCTGCAAAACTAAATGCTCCAGTTATCATTCAATTTTCTAATGGAGGAGCACAATTTAACGCTGGAAAAGGACTTTCTAACGCAGGAGAAAAAGCGGCCATCGCCGGTGGAATTGCTGGTGCACTGCACATACATGCTTTGGCAGAAGCTTACGGAGCAACCGTAATTTTGCATACTGACCACTGCGCGAAAAAATTATTACCTTGGATTGATGGTTTACTTGATGCATCAGAAGCGCATTTTGCTAAAACGGGAAAACCATTATATTCTTCTCACATGATTGACTTATCAGAAGAGCCAATTGAAGAAAATATCGAAATCTGCAAAGGATATTTAGCTAGAATGAGCAAAATGGGAATGACACTTGAAATCGAGCTTGGTATTACAGGTGGTGAGGAAGATGGTGTTGACAACTCAGATGTTGATAGCTCAAAATTATACACACAACCAGAAGAAGTGGCTTATGCTTACGAAGAACTTTCTAAAGTAAGTCCTAGATTTACAATCGCTGCTGCTTTTGGAAACGTACACGGTGTTTACAAACCAGGGAATGTAAAATTAACTCCAAAAATCTTAAAAAACTCTCAAGATTTTGTTCAAAATAAATTCAACACAGGACACAATCCAGTCGATTTTGTTTTTCACGGTGGATCAGGTTCTACTCTAGAAGAAATAAGAGAAGGAATTAGTTACGGTGTAATCAAAATGAATATTGATACTGATTTGCAATTTGCATTTACTGAAGGTATTCGTGATTATATGACAAAAAACATCGAGTACTTAAAAACTCAAATTGGCAACCCAGAAGGTGCTGATGTTCCTAACAAAAAATATTATGATCCAAGAAAATGGCTACGTGAAAGCGAAGTTACTTTCAACACAAGACTTGAGCAAGCATTTGCTGACTTGAACAACGTAAATACACTTTAA
- a CDS encoding ABC transporter permease translates to MLVYLRLLKESFGFAMNALKNNKLRTLLSLLGVTIGIFSIIAVLAAVDSLDRKITKDLSSLDKNTIYLMKFSFGPSDIPQWKREQFPNVKYDEYTYMKGTMTNTEAMAYQIFTRRESIKYDSKTVSSVQIIPVSQEFIDIQGLEFEKGRFYNESEANSGSTVIVLGNEISKSLFGEFDPIGKNVRLYGQRFTVIGVMKKEGTGLFGDSNDTAAYIPVNFVRQLYGDNNTSLTNVIIFKPEKGVDMEAYKGELSQKLRNVRGLKAGEIDNFFINVFSGFTDLIDGILGQMNVVGWIISGFSLLVGGFGIANIMFVSVKERTNLIGIQKSLGAKNRFILFQFLFEAVILSVIGGVIGLILVWTISVILTKALDFEFVLGMGNIILGTTLAAIIGLISGILPAIAASKLDPVEAIRTGM, encoded by the coding sequence ATGCTAGTTTACCTTCGATTACTAAAAGAGAGTTTTGGCTTTGCAATGAATGCCTTAAAAAACAATAAGTTAAGGACGTTACTTTCTTTATTAGGAGTTACTATTGGTATTTTTTCGATTATTGCAGTTCTTGCAGCAGTAGATTCATTGGATAGAAAAATCACTAAAGATTTAAGTAGTTTAGATAAAAACACTATTTATTTAATGAAATTCTCTTTTGGTCCTTCGGATATTCCCCAGTGGAAGCGCGAACAGTTTCCTAACGTAAAGTATGATGAATATACTTATATGAAAGGCACTATGACTAATACTGAGGCAATGGCATATCAGATATTTACTAGGAGAGAGTCCATAAAATATGATTCAAAAACAGTTAGTTCAGTTCAAATTATTCCTGTATCACAAGAATTTATTGATATTCAAGGATTAGAATTTGAAAAAGGACGCTTTTATAATGAATCGGAAGCTAATTCAGGCTCTACAGTCATAGTATTGGGAAATGAAATTTCAAAATCTTTGTTTGGGGAATTTGATCCTATTGGCAAAAATGTGCGCTTATATGGACAACGTTTTACTGTAATTGGTGTAATGAAAAAAGAAGGAACAGGATTGTTTGGAGATAGTAATGACACAGCAGCTTATATTCCTGTAAATTTTGTTCGGCAATTATATGGTGATAATAACACTTCATTAACCAATGTTATTATTTTTAAACCAGAAAAAGGTGTTGATATGGAAGCTTACAAAGGCGAACTGAGTCAAAAATTAAGAAATGTTCGTGGTTTAAAAGCGGGAGAAATTGATAATTTTTTTATCAATGTATTTTCAGGTTTTACTGATCTAATTGATGGTATTTTAGGCCAAATGAATGTAGTAGGATGGATTATCAGTGGTTTTTCGTTACTAGTAGGTGGCTTTGGTATTGCTAATATTATGTTTGTTTCTGTAAAAGAGCGAACAAACTTAATAGGAATTCAGAAATCATTAGGGGCAAAAAACAGATTTATATTATTTCAGTTTTTGTTTGAAGCCGTAATTTTATCTGTGATAGGAGGAGTAATTGGACTTATATTAGTTTGGACAATCTCTGTTATTTTAACGAAAGCATTAGATTTTGAATTCGTTTTAGGAATGGGAAATATTATTTTAGGAACGACTTTAGCCGCGATCATTGGGTTGATATCTGGAATTTTGCCTGCAATTGCAGCATCTAAATTAGATCCTGTTGAAGCGATTAGAACTGGAATGTAG
- the accD gene encoding acetyl-CoA carboxylase, carboxyltransferase subunit beta, translated as MAWFKRKEKGITTATEDKMDIPKGLWYKSPTGKIIDADELARNLFVSPEDGFHVRIGSAEYFQILFDNNEFVELDKNMTSKDPLNFVDTKKYGDRLKDVMEKTKLKDAVRTAVGKSKGKDLVICCMDFAFIGGSMGAVVGEKIVRGIDHAIKNKLPFVMISKSGGARMMEAAYSLMQLAKTSVKLAQLAEAKLPYISLSTDPTTGGTTASYAMLGDINISEPGALIGFAGPRVVRDTTGKDLPEGFQTAEFLLEHGFLDFITPRKNLKDNINLYIDLIQNNDIR; from the coding sequence ATGGCTTGGTTTAAAAGAAAAGAAAAAGGAATTACGACTGCCACAGAGGACAAGATGGATATTCCAAAAGGACTTTGGTACAAATCTCCAACTGGAAAAATTATTGATGCCGACGAACTTGCTCGCAATTTATTTGTAAGTCCAGAAGATGGTTTTCACGTAAGAATAGGAAGCGCTGAATATTTCCAAATTTTATTTGACAACAATGAATTTGTCGAGTTAGATAAAAACATGACTTCAAAAGATCCATTAAATTTTGTTGATACAAAAAAATACGGAGATCGATTGAAAGACGTGATGGAGAAAACCAAATTGAAGGATGCCGTTCGTACCGCAGTTGGAAAATCTAAGGGGAAAGACTTGGTTATCTGCTGTATGGATTTTGCCTTTATTGGTGGATCTATGGGTGCCGTTGTTGGAGAGAAAATCGTGAGAGGAATTGATCACGCAATCAAAAACAAGTTACCCTTCGTAATGATTTCTAAATCTGGTGGAGCACGTATGATGGAAGCTGCTTATTCATTAATGCAATTAGCAAAAACTTCTGTAAAACTGGCACAACTAGCTGAAGCTAAACTTCCTTATATCTCGTTAAGTACTGACCCTACAACTGGAGGAACAACTGCTTCTTACGCGATGCTAGGCGACATCAATATTTCTGAACCAGGCGCATTAATTGGATTTGCAGGCCCTAGAGTTGTAAGAGATACGACTGGAAAAGATTTACCAGAAGGTTTCCAAACTGCTGAGTTCTTATTAGAGCATGGTTTCCTAGACTTTATCACACCAAGAAAAAACTTGAAAGACAACATTAATCTATACATCGATTTGATTCAAAACAACGATATTAGATAA
- a CDS encoding rod shape-determining protein — MGFFDFMTEDIAIDLGTANTLIIHNDKVVIDSPSIVARDRISGKIIAVGKEANMMQGKTHENIKTIRPLKDGVIADFDASEKMISMFIKSIPALKKRMFTPALRMIVCIPSGITEVEMRAVKESCERVNGKEVYLIHEPMAAAIGIGIDIMQPKGNMIVDIGGGTTEIAVIALGGIVCDKSVKIAGDVFTNDIVYYMRTQHNLFVGESTAEKIKIQIGAAIEDLETPPEDMSVQGRDLLTGKPKQVEVSYREIAKALDKSIQRIEDAVMETLSQTPPELAADIYNTGIYLAGGGSMLRGLDKRISQKTDLPVYIAEDPLRAVVRGTGMALKNINKFKSILIK, encoded by the coding sequence ATGGGATTTTTTGATTTCATGACCGAGGATATTGCGATAGACCTTGGTACCGCTAACACTTTAATCATACATAATGATAAAGTTGTAATTGACAGCCCATCAATTGTTGCTCGAGACAGGATTTCGGGCAAAATAATTGCTGTTGGTAAAGAAGCCAACATGATGCAAGGTAAAACACATGAAAACATTAAGACCATAAGACCTTTAAAAGACGGTGTGATTGCTGACTTTGATGCTTCGGAAAAAATGATTAGTATGTTTATTAAAAGCATACCTGCATTGAAGAAAAGGATGTTTACCCCTGCTCTACGAATGATCGTTTGTATACCTTCTGGTATTACAGAAGTGGAAATGAGAGCTGTAAAAGAGTCTTGCGAGCGAGTAAATGGTAAAGAAGTATATTTGATACACGAACCTATGGCTGCGGCTATTGGTATTGGTATAGACATCATGCAACCTAAAGGAAACATGATTGTAGATATAGGTGGTGGAACAACTGAAATTGCAGTAATTGCATTAGGCGGAATTGTTTGCGACAAATCAGTAAAAATCGCTGGTGATGTATTTACAAATGACATTGTTTACTACATGCGTACACAACACAACCTTTTTGTAGGTGAAAGTACTGCTGAAAAGATAAAAATACAAATTGGTGCTGCGATAGAAGATCTAGAGACTCCTCCTGAAGACATGTCAGTTCAAGGTAGAGATTTACTTACTGGTAAGCCTAAGCAAGTTGAAGTTTCGTATAGAGAAATTGCTAAAGCATTAGACAAATCGATACAACGTATTGAAGATGCCGTAATGGAAACTTTATCTCAAACACCACCAGAATTAGCTGCTGACATTTACAATACGGGTATCTATCTTGCAGGTGGAGGATCAATGTTAAGAGGTCTTGACAAACGTATTTCTCAAAAAACAGACTTACCTGTTTATATTGCAGAAGATCCATTGAGAGCTGTTGTTAGAGGAACAGGTATGGCTCTAAAAAACATCAATAAATTCAAAAGCATCCTTATAAAATAA
- a CDS encoding porin family protein, whose product MRKIFIILFFTSVLTGYGQRSKNIFSRDPIINLENFQQKPLHFGFYLGFNSYDFKIDYNTKATDILVKKTTGFNVGLVADLRLHEYIDLRFEPGLYYTKRDLNYPSNTRFTNNGDTYREVNSTYIHFPLLLKFSSLRTGNIRPYALGGLSASLNLSSNSKSTDDNSQNRFRVKSWTPNYELGFGIDIFSEYFIFSPSIRGVFGLKDELIRDKDTNSPWTGSIESMKTRAIFVNFTFH is encoded by the coding sequence ATGAGAAAGATTTTTATAATACTTTTTTTTACTAGTGTCCTGACTGGATATGGCCAAAGATCAAAAAACATATTCAGCAGAGATCCTATTATTAACTTGGAGAACTTTCAACAAAAACCACTGCATTTTGGTTTTTATTTGGGCTTCAATTCTTATGATTTTAAAATAGATTACAATACAAAGGCTACTGATATTCTAGTTAAAAAAACTACTGGTTTCAATGTAGGACTTGTTGCTGATTTAAGACTACACGAATATATTGACTTGCGGTTCGAGCCTGGATTGTATTACACAAAAAGAGATTTAAACTATCCTTCTAATACTAGGTTTACAAACAACGGTGATACCTATAGAGAAGTGAATAGTACTTACATACACTTTCCTTTACTACTAAAGTTTTCTTCTTTACGAACTGGAAACATTCGCCCATACGCATTAGGAGGTTTATCCGCGTCTTTGAATTTGTCAAGCAATTCAAAATCAACTGATGATAATTCCCAAAATCGTTTCAGAGTAAAATCTTGGACACCAAATTACGAGTTGGGTTTTGGAATAGACATTTTTTCAGAATATTTCATCTTTTCACCTTCCATACGAGGCGTTTTTGGTTTGAAAGATGAACTAATTAGGGACAAAGACACAAATAGTCCTTGGACTGGAAGCATTGAATCGATGAAAACCAGAGCGATTTTCGTCAACTTTACTTTCCATTAA
- a CDS encoding TrmH family RNA methyltransferase, with translation MVSKNQIKLITSLQQKKYRIANKLFIAEGVKGIQELLDSNFELEHLYTTENDFAEVSPNYKTIISESDLKKITALATANSCLAIFRMPADKPILETGLIMALDSIRDPGNLGTIVRLCDWFGIQQIICSKETVDIFNPKVVQATMGSIARVNVNYIDLSVFLKETKLPLFGTFMDGDNIYKTELSQEGIIIMGNEANGISSELEILISNRLAIPRFGNLQKTESLNVATATAIVLSEFRRE, from the coding sequence ATGGTTAGTAAAAACCAAATTAAGCTTATAACGAGTTTGCAGCAAAAAAAATATAGAATTGCCAATAAATTATTTATTGCCGAAGGTGTAAAAGGGATACAGGAATTATTAGATTCTAATTTTGAACTAGAACATTTATATACGACAGAAAATGATTTTGCTGAAGTTTCGCCAAATTATAAAACAATTATTTCTGAAAGTGATTTAAAAAAAATCACTGCTTTGGCAACAGCTAATTCCTGTTTAGCAATTTTTAGAATGCCAGCTGATAAACCAATTCTCGAAACAGGTTTAATTATGGCGCTTGATTCTATAAGAGATCCTGGAAATTTAGGAACGATAGTGCGATTGTGTGATTGGTTTGGAATACAGCAAATAATATGTTCAAAAGAAACAGTTGATATTTTTAATCCAAAAGTAGTTCAGGCAACGATGGGTTCTATCGCTAGGGTTAACGTGAATTATATTGATTTGAGTGTTTTTTTAAAAGAAACTAAACTACCATTATTTGGAACTTTTATGGATGGCGATAACATCTATAAAACAGAATTATCTCAAGAAGGAATCATCATTATGGGTAATGAAGCCAACGGAATCTCATCTGAACTGGAGATTTTGATTAGTAATCGTCTTGCAATTCCCCGCTTTGGCAATCTTCAAAAAACAGAAAGTTTAAATGTAGCTACAGCGACTGCTATTGTTTTGAGCGAGTTTAGAAGAGAGTGA
- the ubiE gene encoding bifunctional demethylmenaquinone methyltransferase/2-methoxy-6-polyprenyl-1,4-benzoquinol methylase UbiE — translation MSEKITPYKDSALGKKEQVAQMFDTISGNYDNLNRVISFGIDLKWRKKVLQMVAKTNPKVILDIATGTGDLAILMSQTNAEKIIGLDISAGMLEVGKKKIAAKNLSSTIEMILADSENMPFEDNYFDAITVAFGVRNFETLEKGLSEILRVLKPNGIFVILETSIPEKTPYKQGYNFYSKNILPLIGKIFSKDDVAYGYLSESAAAFPYGEALNNILRKIGFIDVVALPQTFGVATIYSASKK, via the coding sequence ATGTCTGAAAAAATAACTCCCTATAAAGATTCTGCCTTAGGTAAAAAGGAACAAGTTGCACAAATGTTTGATACTATTTCTGGAAATTATGACAATTTAAATCGTGTCATTTCTTTTGGCATTGATCTTAAATGGCGTAAAAAAGTACTTCAGATGGTAGCCAAAACTAACCCAAAAGTAATTTTGGATATTGCTACAGGAACTGGAGACTTAGCGATATTAATGTCGCAAACAAATGCCGAAAAAATAATTGGCTTAGATATATCAGCAGGAATGCTAGAAGTAGGAAAGAAAAAAATAGCTGCAAAAAATCTTTCTTCAACTATTGAAATGATATTGGCTGACTCTGAAAACATGCCTTTTGAAGATAATTATTTTGACGCTATAACTGTTGCATTTGGTGTTCGTAATTTTGAAACTTTAGAAAAAGGATTAAGTGAAATTTTAAGAGTGCTAAAACCAAATGGTATTTTTGTAATTTTAGAAACTTCAATACCAGAAAAAACACCTTATAAACAAGGCTACAATTTTTACAGTAAAAACATCCTACCTTTAATAGGTAAAATATTTTCTAAAGACGATGTAGCTTATGGTTATTTATCAGAATCTGCAGCTGCTTTTCCTTATGGTGAGGCGTTAAACAATATTTTGAGAAAAATTGGGTTTATAGATGTAGTAGCGTTACCTCAAACTTTTGGAGTGGCCACTATTTATTCAGCATCTAAAAAATAA
- the purH gene encoding bifunctional phosphoribosylaminoimidazolecarboxamide formyltransferase/IMP cyclohydrolase gives MSTTKTIQSALISVFSKEGLEPIVRQLNSQNVTLYSTGGTEDFIKNLGIPVIPVEDVTSYPSILGGRVKTLHPKVFGGILNRQDNESDVQQMKEFDIPQIDLVIVDLYPFEKTVASGASEADIIEKIDIGGISLIRAAAKNFKDTVIISSVDQYSLLLDLITSQNGATTLEDRKLLATKAFHVSSHYDGAIFNYFNTDETIYKESIANGQVLRYGENPHQKGFFFGDFNAMFQKIHGKELSYNNLLDVDAAVNLINEFKNDGPTFAILKHNNACGLATRDTISEAYNVALACDPTSAFGGVLISNTKIDVATATEINKLFCEVVIAPAYDDQASAILQEKKNRIILVQNEVELPNKQVRTCLNGLLIQERNNITDNKDALKTVTVSTPSEEEIKDLIFASKVCKNTKSNTIVFAKNGTLIASGTGQTSRVDALVQAIEKARAFGFDLNGASMASDAFFPFPDCVALAKEAGITAVIQPGGSIKDQLSIDYCNENKLAMVFTGTRHFKH, from the coding sequence ATGAGCACAACTAAAACAATTCAGTCAGCATTAATCTCTGTCTTCTCAAAAGAAGGATTAGAGCCGATAGTAAGACAACTAAACAGTCAAAATGTTACACTTTATTCTACAGGCGGAACAGAGGATTTTATAAAAAATTTAGGGATTCCAGTAATTCCTGTTGAAGATGTCACTTCATATCCTTCGATTTTAGGTGGTAGAGTTAAAACCTTACATCCAAAAGTTTTTGGCGGAATATTAAATCGTCAAGACAACGAAAGTGATGTTCAACAAATGAAAGAATTTGACATTCCACAAATTGACTTGGTTATAGTTGACTTATATCCTTTCGAAAAAACAGTTGCTTCAGGAGCTAGCGAAGCAGATATAATTGAAAAAATTGACATTGGTGGGATTTCTTTAATCCGTGCTGCTGCAAAAAACTTCAAGGATACTGTAATTATTTCTTCAGTTGACCAATATAGTTTATTATTAGACTTGATTACATCACAAAATGGTGCCACAACATTAGAAGATAGAAAATTACTTGCTACAAAAGCATTTCACGTTTCCTCTCATTATGACGGAGCCATTTTCAACTACTTCAACACAGATGAAACCATCTATAAAGAAAGTATTGCAAATGGTCAAGTTTTGAGATATGGAGAAAATCCACATCAAAAAGGATTTTTCTTTGGTGATTTTAATGCAATGTTTCAAAAAATTCATGGAAAAGAATTGTCGTACAATAACTTACTTGATGTAGATGCAGCCGTAAACTTAATTAATGAATTTAAAAATGACGGACCAACATTTGCTATTTTAAAACACAATAACGCTTGCGGTTTAGCTACAAGAGACACAATTAGCGAAGCTTATAACGTAGCTTTAGCATGCGATCCAACATCTGCATTTGGAGGAGTTTTAATTTCGAACACTAAAATTGACGTTGCAACTGCCACAGAAATAAACAAATTGTTTTGTGAAGTTGTAATCGCTCCAGCGTACGATGACCAAGCATCAGCTATTTTACAAGAGAAAAAAAATAGAATTATATTAGTTCAAAATGAAGTAGAACTACCTAACAAACAGGTTAGAACGTGCTTAAATGGCCTTTTAATTCAAGAAAGAAATAATATCACTGACAATAAAGACGCTTTAAAAACCGTTACAGTATCAACTCCTTCAGAAGAGGAAATTAAAGATTTGATCTTTGCTTCAAAAGTTTGTAAGAATACAAAATCAAATACAATTGTATTTGCAAAAAATGGAACTCTTATCGCTTCAGGAACTGGACAAACATCAAGAGTTGATGCCCTAGTTCAAGCTATTGAAAAAGCGAGAGCTTTTGGATTTGATTTAAACGGAGCTTCAATGGCAAGTGATGCTTTTTTCCCTTTTCCTGATTGTGTAGCCCTGGCTAAAGAAGCAGGAATAACTGCAGTAATTCAGCCCGGAGGATCGATCAAAGATCAATTAAGCATTGACTATTGCAACGAAAATAAACTTGCAATGGTATTTACAGGAACACGTCATTTCAAACATTAA
- a CDS encoding BamA/TamA family outer membrane protein, whose amino-acid sequence MKRISTKITAFIVIAILICACNAVKRVPDGKLLLTKNEITVNNKVIKEENVFNQLYQKPNTTLLGYRLRLNLYNLANLNPDSTYQAKFTNNPEKYRRMSNWLSAKQVDRLGQSFWYHGIHDFLKRTGEPPVVLDKEKANKSLLRLKYYYFNNGYFNVNATYAVDTVAIKKAKIKYNITPGNAFYLDSINASISTPVLDSLYQVNKSNSFIKSGIQYQTVDFENEKNRISTNFRNNGAYYFQPNYVTFNIDTIKKVNKADITLMINNYSYQDGDSTKTEPFKLYKISDVNIYTDYSPSSNAITIRDSTTFKNFNLFSQKKLKYKPKAITDAIFISKGGYYADFKTVLTTRYLNNLKIFNYPSIQYEVDKRDTTAHSLIAKVYLTPRKKYSFGTTFDLTHSNIQDFGVGLSISETIRNVFNGAETLELAARGNIGASKDLANPKNNFFNVSEYGLDLKLNIPRIFMPFNTDRIIPKSMIPSTLFTIGFAKQQNIGLDKENFTGGLSYNWTPKINHSARFDLFNTQFVRNLNPRNYFNVYGSSYNALNQISKIYNTNPSYVDNAIDKNLRIDQGTVGFTKDVLTGSGIFSQPISTTDFESVKSIEERRLRLTENDFILATSFTFSKTTKKDLKDNTFYLFKTKIESAGTILSTFAKTTNQKKNASGNYEIFNLPYSEYIKAEVDYIKHWDLSKENIIAFRSFFGIAIPFGNSNYIPFSRSYFSGGSNDNRAWQPYRLGPGSSGGLDDFNEANMKIALSSEFRFKIAGSLKGAVFADAGNIWNVLDNVADDKSTFTSFSDLKEIALGSGFGLRYDFTFFVIRFDLGFKTYNPANETNRRWFREYNFSNSVLNFGINYPF is encoded by the coding sequence TTGAAAAGAATTTCCACAAAAATAACTGCATTTATTGTAATTGCAATACTAATTTGCGCATGTAACGCTGTAAAAAGAGTTCCGGACGGAAAATTACTGCTTACTAAAAACGAAATTACTGTTAATAACAAAGTAATCAAGGAGGAAAACGTTTTTAATCAATTGTATCAAAAACCAAATACTACCTTACTTGGTTATCGCCTAAGATTAAATCTTTACAATCTTGCCAATCTTAATCCAGACTCAACTTACCAAGCAAAATTCACAAATAACCCAGAAAAATACAGAAGAATGTCCAACTGGCTATCAGCAAAACAAGTTGACCGCCTTGGCCAATCTTTCTGGTATCATGGAATTCATGATTTCTTAAAAAGAACTGGTGAACCGCCTGTAGTTTTAGATAAGGAAAAAGCGAATAAATCATTACTAAGATTAAAATACTACTATTTTAACAATGGCTACTTTAATGTAAATGCTACTTACGCCGTAGACACCGTTGCAATTAAAAAAGCTAAAATAAAATATAATATTACACCTGGAAATGCATTTTATTTAGACAGTATTAATGCCTCAATTAGCACTCCTGTATTAGACTCATTATACCAAGTAAATAAATCCAACTCTTTTATAAAATCTGGAATTCAATATCAAACCGTTGATTTTGAAAATGAAAAAAACCGCATAAGCACTAACTTTAGAAACAATGGTGCCTACTATTTTCAACCTAATTACGTAACATTTAATATTGATACTATTAAAAAAGTCAATAAAGCTGACATCACATTGATGATCAACAATTACTCGTATCAAGATGGTGACTCCACTAAAACAGAGCCTTTTAAATTGTATAAAATAAGCGATGTAAATATTTACACTGATTATTCGCCAAGTAGTAACGCTATCACTATCAGAGATAGTACAACTTTTAAGAATTTTAATCTTTTTAGTCAGAAAAAATTAAAGTACAAACCAAAAGCAATTACAGACGCTATTTTCATTTCTAAAGGAGGTTATTATGCGGACTTTAAAACTGTTTTAACTACACGTTATCTTAATAATCTTAAGATTTTTAATTATCCATCCATTCAATATGAGGTTGACAAAAGGGATACTACTGCGCATTCGTTAATTGCTAAAGTATATTTGACACCAAGAAAAAAATATAGTTTCGGTACTACATTTGACTTAACGCACTCTAACATCCAAGATTTTGGTGTCGGTTTAAGTATTTCTGAAACTATTAGAAATGTATTTAACGGTGCCGAAACTCTTGAACTTGCAGCACGTGGAAACATAGGTGCATCAAAAGATTTAGCAAATCCTAAAAATAATTTCTTTAATGTTTCTGAATATGGTCTAGATTTAAAATTAAACATACCAAGGATTTTCATGCCATTTAATACAGATAGAATTATTCCAAAAAGCATGATACCTTCTACTTTATTCACAATAGGTTTTGCAAAACAGCAAAATATTGGACTTGACAAAGAGAATTTTACGGGAGGACTATCTTATAATTGGACTCCAAAAATAAACCATTCGGCACGATTTGATTTATTCAACACGCAATTTGTTCGAAATCTAAATCCACGAAATTATTTCAACGTTTATGGATCTTCTTACAATGCTTTAAATCAAATTAGTAAAATTTACAATACCAATCCCTCCTATGTAGATAATGCAATCGACAAGAATTTGCGCATTGATCAAGGAACAGTTGGCTTTACGAAAGATGTTCTTACGGGTAGCGGGATTTTTTCACAACCAATTAGCACTACTGATTTCGAGTCTGTAAAGAGTATAGAAGAACGAAGACTTAGACTTACAGAAAATGATTTTATCTTAGCGACTAGTTTTACTTTTTCAAAAACGACAAAAAAAGACTTAAAAGACAACACTTTTTATCTTTTTAAAACTAAAATAGAATCTGCAGGAACTATTTTATCAACTTTTGCGAAAACGACGAATCAGAAGAAAAATGCCAGTGGAAATTATGAAATATTCAATCTACCCTATTCTGAATATATAAAAGCAGAAGTAGATTATATTAAACATTGGGATTTATCCAAAGAAAACATAATTGCGTTCCGATCTTTTTTTGGTATTGCGATACCTTTTGGCAATTCAAATTACATTCCTTTCTCAAGAAGTTACTTTTCAGGTGGGTCAAATGACAATCGAGCTTGGCAACCCTATCGTTTAGGCCCTGGAAGCAGCGGTGGTTTAGATGACTTTAATGAGGCAAACATGAAGATTGCGTTAAGCAGTGAATTTCGATTCAAAATTGCTGGAAGTCTAAAAGGAGCAGTTTTTGCAGATGCAGGAAATATCTGGAATGTTCTAGATAATGTTGCCGATGACAAATCTACATTTACTAGTTTTAGTGACCTAAAAGAAATAGCATTAGGCTCTGGATTTGGATTAAGATATGATTTTACTTTTTTTGTAATCCGTTTTGATTTAGGATTCAAAACCTACAATCCGGCCAATGAAACCAATAGAAGATGGTTTAGAGAATACAATTTTTCGAACTCCGTTTTAAATTTTGGAATAAATTATCCGTTCTAA